AAAGCGCACGGCGGGCTGATGGTTATCGTCGGAACAGGCTTGGCGACACGCTCACTCTCCTTCTATGTACGAACAGGCAGGGGTTAATTTATGCAGGTTTCAGGCAGTAATGTTCGATCAGTTCCCGCAATAGACGCACTGTAGGCGTCAAGCGTGACATTTCGAGGTACTCGCCAGGCTGGTGCGCGCAGGCAATGTCGCCAGGGCCGAATACCAGGGTTTCACACCCAAGGCGCTGAAGATAAGGCGCTTCGGTGCCGAACGCTACTGCTTCGGCACGATGGCCGGTCAAATGTTCCGCCACCCGCACCAGCTCGGCATCTTCGGCTTGCTCGAACGGCGGCACTTCGGGGAACAACGGCGCGTAGTCAATCTTGACCTGATGGCGTTCGGCCAAGGGCACGAGCTTCTGCCGGATGGCCGCGCGCAGCACCTCGGGGTCCATGCCCGGCAAGGGGCGCAGGTCGAACTCAAGGGAGCACTGGCCGCAGATGCGGTTGGGATTGTCGCCACCATGGATGCAGCCGAAATTGAGCGTCGGCTGTGGCACGCTGAATTGCGGGTTGCGGTACTCGCGCTGCCAGGCCAGGCGCAGGCCGCGCAGTTCGCCGATGGCATCGTGCATGGCTTCGAGGGCACTGTGGCCCAGGCGCGGATCCGAC
Above is a genomic segment from Pseudomonas azadiae containing:
- the argE gene encoding acetylornithine deacetylase encodes the protein MPLPSMQEQFAALIAAPSVSCTQASLDQSNRPVIDLLAGWLGDLGFAIDIQQVSPGKFNLLASFGSGPGGLVLAGHSDTVPYDAALWKTDPLKLTEVDGRWVGLGSCDMKGFFALAIEAVLPLLDQPFKQPLLILATCDEESSMAGARALADAGRPLGRAAVIGEPTGLKPIRLHKGIMMERIDILGQSGHSSDPRLGHSALEAMHDAIGELRGLRLAWQREYRNPQFSVPQPTLNFGCIHGGDNPNRICGQCSLEFDLRPLPGMDPEVLRAAIRQKLVPLAERHQVKIDYAPLFPEVPPFEQAEDAELVRVAEHLTGHRAEAVAFGTEAPYLQRLGCETLVFGPGDIACAHQPGEYLEMSRLTPTVRLLRELIEHYCLKPA